CCTCTTCCTACATGTTCTTGCCAAACACATATGTGTTACTCTGTGGTGCCCTAGAAACTATGTCAGCTCATGCCAGGGATTCATATCTAGTTCATATCTAGCACTATAGTACTTCAGTAATAATAAGCACTGCTTGTCTgcagatttaatttaaataaaaattactgtgagTTGTGATTAATATTTAACTGATTTAGCTTGGTAGTAAATGTGGTATTAGCACTGCATGTAAAACTAAATATTGTAACTGATCAGAGATTTGCTCAAAAACGGAACCTGCGTAAAGCAAATCTTACATTGATTTGATTAATGTTGTTTCTTGATGGACCACGGATATTTAGTGTATGTTCTTTATTAAATTAGCAATCAGTTGAGTCAGCATTTGATTTAAATAACTATTTTGGCTAATCCAGATAAACCCTTCTATTTCAAACTGCTCCTCTGTTTCTGCCATGCAGTGACAGCTTTTCATTTACCGCATTATTTCTCATTCCCAAGCTGGTACTGCTGGCCTCGTGTTCAGTTGCTGACTTATCAAGACCTGCCCTGGATAAGAACATTCAGTGCTTCCCAAAGATGAGAtcctctctctgcctcctgctctttAAATATGATATAATAGCCAATTATTTCATCTCACCTATTTAACTTGTCAAACTGGAAAATGGAGTTTAGTTTAATTGCTTGGTGATATTCTAAACAACAGTGATTCAGCTTAATTTCTAGCATTTTGCCTGAGTTTCAGTTAATTtgataatgaagaaaaatttggCATGTTTAATTTTCTTACATCAATTTCTAATACTCTGcccaaacaatttttttttcattccatttgttattttttaattttttgtcaaCCTACAGGTAAAAATTTTTAACAGGCAGAGTTCTAAGTTCAAGTTCATTCATGattaaacataaaatattcaaaCTAGACACAAAATGTAAGTATGCTATGAATTACACTGTCTACAGTTCAAAAATCATTAATCTGTCCAGCTGTTTCTCAATTCTGGCATCCAGCAGTAACTAGCTAACATGATTCAAATCAAGAGAAATCTCGAGTAATTCGACTTATGACAATTTTAGGAGTTGAAATAGTTTCTAAGACaacataaatttaatttaataaaaataaaaattaaaattaaattaaaattaaatcattaattTAATCCAAATACAAACtcatctgaaaagaaatatgGCATTGTCctcaaaattaataataaataaagctcTTTCAATTAAATGGTTAGGTTTAGTGTCTTTAGAAAACCTTCTGGAAAGTGCCAATCTTGAAGTAATCTTTAAACCCCTCCCCGTAGACACTGCACATTGGTACAGCGTATCTCTGTGTCTAGAGAACCTCCTTTGGTATTCATGACATCTTCCTTCCAAGAGGGACTAATTAGGCTACAAGTTTATTCAGGAGAGGCAAAGAAGTGGCAGTATGGGAGTCTTTAGGAGCAAAAGAACATTCCAAAAGTGCATTCCAAGTATTGGCCCTACAAAGCAGGTCTTCCAGTACAATCAGGTAGGCGTCTAAAATCCTTTATAtagatttttctccttgtgtgCAGTGGAGGAGAATACAGTTTCTGTGCCACCATGGATACTTCGTGATATTATTCAGCTGATGGAGTTACCTGAGAGCTTTGAAAGATACACAGTTTGCAGCAAAAGTGAAAATTTCATTCTGGTGGCAGGAAATACAGCCCGATGCCTTTTGCAGAAGACATGTCTTGTGCTGTGTTGCTCCtacaaaagtgaaaatttcATTCTGGTGGCCGGAAATACGGCCCGATGCCTTTTGCAGAAGCAGAAGACATGTCTTGTGCTGTGTTGCTCCTAGGAGCAGGCCATCTTTCATTCTTTGATCATGCAGCTGTTACCAATACTAAGATGTCAGATTATGCAGAAGTCAGCAGTTCTGTGTATGAAAAACAGCTGCCTCAAACTCCACAAAGGGCTACTTTGGTATTTCCTTAATAATAATGTTCTTCAAGAAAACCTTAGACATCACTTTCTTAATCTCTGCCTTCCTAAGGAGGGAAGACATGCAGCTCCAAACATTAGAAGTGTTAAAAACCTCATACAACTTAAAATAATCACCGAAGCTGGACAACCTGCAGTGATAAAatgtcttgtttttctttccacctAAAAATAAACTGGAGAACATGTAGCTGGACCTAGCTCTTGGCATATCATGTGTATCCTATTCCATATGCTGGGAGCTGATACATTTCAAAGTGAATATCTGCATGTAGGGATTTcaactgctttaaaatgtgGCTGGATATCTTaaggcattttttgtttttttcagttttgcagcaTAGCCCCAGTTCTTagagttttcttttaataaaaatgttgaagGACATTTCTGATGCTCTTGAGATGCCATGTACTTCGTGAGAACTGCTGCTTCAAAGAGCTTATATCATTTATTTGTACAAAAACAGAGTGTTGGAAGAACAAGCTAATCCTTAAAAAACTCCAGCTATATGTTTTCTGGGTTGAATAGAAAGATTTTGTACTTCCCTTAATGCTCAGAGCACATTACATGTTCATGTACTTATATTTTAGCAGAAAATTTATTTGGGGGCAGTTTACAGTAAAGATAGCCATCTTATGAAATACTGTGATTCATCTTGGAGGAGGAGAGAATATAAATGTTCTGAACTTGACAGTGTAACttaaacaaacaaaggaaaaagccccacaaaCAAACTAACTTTCAAACAAATTAACCTCGGTTACTTTTTATAACAAATTAGATGGTAAAGGATTGGTTAGCAATGGAGTCTCAAAGTGAGAATATGTTGACCCAGTTTTTCTAGCATTCCAATTGACCCAATATTTCCaattcatgttttctttaatttgagTACAGGAATCCAGTGATTTCAGTGTACATGTTAGTGGTATTAGTTTAATGCCAAAAATGAATGTGTACATTTTGTAGCTGAAAAAATTTGTTCTGGTTGATTGTTTAGAGAATTGTGAATAAGTTACTTCAGTTCAGGGAAGGTTTTTTGCAGTTGCTAAAAAGAACAATTTCTCATgttgttctgggtttttttaagatccactttttcattttactgtatCACAGTTATACTTTGTCCACAGAGAGCTGATTATAAGAGCCTTGTTTGACTCTGAAAACCAGAGAACAATTATATATCAACATTTAAAATAGACTTGGAGCATTTGGTGTTTAGTTACAGCTACTCTTACCTGACTAAGCTAACGTTATGTTGAAGTAATCACTTgaagagattttaaattagaaatagCTGTTCACAGTAATGGttatgtttgtattttaataaattacttCCCATTGTTTTAGCAGAGACAATGAGGCAGTCTTCAGTTATCACAAAGGTGTTTGCTTTAGTTGTTTCTTAGTAGTGGTTTAATACAAGCACCATAGGAGTAACTCCTTGAAATCAATGATTGTGGTAAACAAGGATAGAATTGAGAGATGCCACAAAGAGGTTTTGCTATACTGACTGTTGAAAATTTGACCTTGTAATGCTTGACAATATTTCTATTTGAGCATGTGAGAATTTTCACCCGTCTTCAGTTTGTGAAGTCATTTGTGTATTGCTTGTGTATTTCCATCCATTTTCCATTTGTATGCTAAGGGTTCCCCCTCTGTGTATCTGTGAATTTAAATACAGAGGCAACAAAGAACTAAGAAAAGAGGTTACTTTCCATGGTACCTCTAAGATTAGGTATGTTGGGTTTGTGTAGTCAGTTTTTGGTAGCAGGGCAGCTACAGGGGtgacttctgtgagaagctgccagaagttTCTTCCATATCTGGCAAAGACAGTCCCAACCAGTTCCAGCATGGACGTGGCTCTGATCAAGGCTGGGACTATCAGAAATGGTGGTCATGCCTCTCTGATGACATATTTAAGGAGGTCTAAGGGTGCAGACACCCCAGGTCAGTGCAGAAAGAAATGCTCCAGGGGCCAGAGCTgaggttcccctgcagcccctggtgcagcccatggtgaggcagctgtgcccctgcagcccctggaggagacccaggccagagcaggggcatggctgagaggaggctgtgaccctgtgggaggCCTGTGCCGGagcaggtgctggcagggacctgcccactcatggagagaggagcccatgctggagcaggtttcctggtaGAACTTGTGACCCTGTAGCAGATCTACACTGGAGCAGGCCATGCCTGAAGTACTACAGCCCATGGAAGAGGCCTACATTGGAAGCTGTTTGGGAGGACTGTTGCTCATCAGATGGACTCAtttggagaagttcatggagaactgtctcccatggTGGGATCCCATGATGCTAtaggggaaggactcctctccctgagcaacGGCAGGAATGTATGATGAACTGGCCTTAACTCCCATTCCCGGTCTCCCTGCACTTGCTAGGGAgaggagacagagctgggaaggaaggagtaGTAGGGGGAAGGTCATTTTAAGATCTTACTTTGCTTCTCTTCatcctgggatgggattgaGTCTGTTTTACTTGTGTTTGGTGTGTGATCTCTCATAGTCCTTAACTTGTGAActctttaatatattttctcttctctgtccagctgtggaggGAAGTGACAAGCTCTGGTGGGCATCTGGCATCCAGCCATGGTCAACTCCCTACATAAGGTTTTCTTTAATTATGGTCTTTTAAGCTTTCCTAGGTGTTCATAGTTGCTATTTCAATTCTTGGTAGTATCGCATGTATTTTAACACCTGAATTCCTAGCATAGTCTCTTGCTCTCAGAGGAGTGTACTGGTACAGTTTAACTCTTCCATATACTTgtaatatggaaaaaaagaattcagcctttttcttaattttggaGGCTATTTCTATCTACATGGATGACTGGAAGGTGATCAGGAACAGTCAGCATGGATTCACTGCAGATAAATCATGCTTGACCAACCCAATTGACTTTTATGATTACACAACTGCCTGAATGGAGGAGGGGAGTGCAGTGGAACCTCGACTTCAGCAATGCTTTTGACACTCTCTCTCACAATATCCTTGTAGGAAAACTCAAGAGGTGTGGGCTGGATGAGTGGACAGTGAGGTGGGTTGAGAAGTGGCTGAATGGCAGAACCCAGAGGGTTGTAATCACTGGCACAGGGTCCAGTTGGAGGCCTGTCACTGGCAGTGCCCCCCAAGGTTAGTACTGGGCCCAGGATTGTTTAACTTACTCGCAGTGGCTTGGGTGAAGGGACAGCAGATTTGCtgaggacacagagctgggagcagtggctgATACCCCAGAGGGCcatgcagcccttcagaaggacctcagcaggttggagagatgggcagagaggaaccttctgaaattcagcaaaggcaagggcagggtcctgcacctggggaggaacaaccccaggcaccagcacagcctggggctgacctgctggggagcagctctgcagagaaggacctggggctcctgctggaCAACAGGCTGCCCATGAGCCAGCAGCGtgtcctggtggccaagaaacccagtgggatcctggggacattgggaggagcattgggggggggggggggggggggggggggggggggggggggggggggggggggggggggggggggggggggggggggggggggggggggggggggggggggggggggggggggggggggggggggggggggggggggggggggggggggggggggggggggggggggggggggggggggggggggggggggggggggggggggggggggggggggggggggggggggggggggggggggggggggggggggggggggggggggggggggggggggggggggggggggggggggggggggggggggggccctggaggcctcacctggagtgctgtgtccagttctgaaggaaaacataGATGATGAGGGCACTTAAGCATCTATCTTGTGGGGAAAGCAtcctggggacattgggaggAGAATTGCCATggaagctgctccagcccctgcactcagccctggAGGcctcacctggagtgctgtgtccagttccGAGCTCCTCTGGGCCAGAGAGTCATGGGACTTCTGGAGCAGATCTAGCAGAGGGCAGTGAAGTTGAttgagggactggagcatccCTCCTtcaaggaaaagctgaggagaGATGACTGAGAGGAGACCTGATCAATGTCTATCAGTATCTGATGGGAaggtgtcaagaggatggagccaggctctgctcggTGGTgacaagcaataggacaagaggcaatgggcagaaactgatgcccAGGAAACTCCACCTGAATGTGAGGAAGAACTTCGTTACTGTGGGGTTGACCGAGCACCGGAACAAATTGACCACAGAGGTTGTGTAGTCTCCCTCACCAGAAATAATCAAGCACCATCTGGATACAATCCTGTGCCATATGCTCTGGGATGACTCTGTTGGAGCATGGAGGTTGAATGAAGTTGGACCAAATGACCCACTGCACTATTTTCCAACCTGACCAATCTGTGATTTTGTTACTTGAGTTACTTCCTTTGTAATCTTGCATTAGCAAGACCCCAAAGGTTGCACATCTGCTTGTCTCAAAACTGTGCCCTGAGGCACACCACAGGCATAGTGAATTACATGAAGAGATGCAAATGATAATTAGCTGTAAGTATCAACTCTACATaggaaacaatgcaaaaaataGCCTTATTTTAATGTACATTCACATTCATTGATGACtgtacttaattttttaatttctttttgctccAACAGAATAGTGAAGTGAACACTACAGTGCAGTTTTTCTTCAACAAGATGATCTAAATATTAAGAACCTTCTGAAATGGGGTTGAATTTGCAGTTGTAGAAAGCCAACCAACTTTGCCactttttatatttactttaatACCTGAAATTGTGGGttataaaattaagaaaagaaattactgcttaaaatattttattgcaacACTGTGTATTGCATTTGTTTCTGACTACTTCTGACTAATTGTCTTTCTACTGTGTTCTTAGGAGATTCTTAGGAATGAAAAttacagagaagaaatgaaacagaaagtcAAGGATGTATCTGAAAAGGATAAGCTGCTTCAGGCCAAGGAATATGAGCAAGGACTTATTGCTGAACCAAGTCATACTCAGGTTAAAGGCCACGCATCTGCCCCTTACTATGGAAAGAAGGAGCCCTCACAGGACCCCACAAGCACTGCAAATACCTTCCAGCCAGGTGCCTGGATGCCACCAGGCAGTGGTAGTAgtcaaaataaataagcaatTTAATGGACAGATACTGTTAatggataaatattttaacagacAACATACACAGCTGTTATATGCAGGAGTGCAATTAAGTAGTATTAAAGCAGTTTCAGTTACTTTTGCAGAACTTTTCAAATGGGCTTAATCATGACTAAGTATTGTAAATTGTTTGGGTTTAGTGAAGAACAGGGTGTGTAACTAAGTTTGGTTTTGACAGTTGCTGTCCATCAGTTACTCTTGAATTCATGGTTAAAAGACTATCTAAATTTTCTTAAAGTCTAAAttggttttttccttgaagACTAAGATAGTTTTAAAACCCTTCTTGATGTAAGAATTGTAGTCAGTACACTCACATTTTCCCAAACCTTGGCCAAGATGTCTCTTCAGAATAAATCCCTTGGCAGTGCCAGCATGCTTTCCACTGGCAAGCAGATGGAAAAGTTGATTTCATTAGCAAGAATCACTACGACACTACACTGATTACGCACTGTACTTATCGTAGAGATGTTCTTGTAACTTTAAACAGTCAACATACTTGAATGTTTGATTTGCAAACAGCAATTTTCACAGGGTAAAATCAGTTAAACTACATATAACTGCTATAATAGAACCTACAAGTACTTGATAAACCTGCTGAAAAATAACACTAGGTCTGAGACAAGGGactgaatattaaaaacaacaaattagTTTTTATTGCTGGTGTATCCGTGGGCTTCCCTAAATGATTAATCATTTTGGCCATAGTTTAGATACATAAAATGTGCAGATTATTTGTTCAGAGATGATGTTTGAgaacttcaaataaaaataaacacccacaattttttttcaaaaagtatCAAATTTATTTATGGAGTGTATCCCTCATCAGTTCTCCCTCTGTTTCAAACTATGTAGGTATCAAAGGTCAAACACATACATACTTGACAACACTTCATACAAAACTTGGAGACTTAATCTCacatatttataaaatgcaCAAATGTCATATTTTAATAGTGCTTGCTTTCACCAATAAAATTGAAAGGGGATCAACTTCACATTTACTTAAAGTAATTTCAGTTAGACTCCCCACTTCTGATCCCCCTTGGTGTCAGCCAGCTCTATAGGTCTCCTCATTTGAACAATGGTAttattttaaggttttatttttaaacctgaTCAAAGAGTAGCTGCTAGAATGCACAGCACCGTGCTGCTGTTTAGAAATATGCAACATGTAAAATCCTAATGACTGCTACAAGCTCTTTTGAACTAGACTACATAGAGGCCACCACAGactattattaaaaaatcaggctttgaaaaattaatcaatTCTATTACAAAGAGATTAATAGGAAATAAGgttaaataattttgatgtACTTACAACACACACCTGAATTTTTTGACTATGTCAGAATCTTGCAACCTGTACGGCAGCTAAGTTTCAAGGGCCATGAGAACAAAAAGTCTTAGATCAAAGGTAGCCAGAAAGTTAGTAACCAGCTTGTGCATCATCCTTGCACAGCCATCTGCTGTAGGTCTCTGGGACTCAGAACACTAGGCCACCTGGGTCTTTGGTCTCATCCCATTTATGGCTATTCTTTGAGGCATAAAAAGTTTATGAAGGCAAAAAACAAATTTGTTACAGGTGGAGCATTCAGGTGATTGTAAAGGAAGACCAAACAACAGTATTGTATTTTATAGAATGTGACTGCCTTAAGAGAAATGAAGCTAATAAGAACACGCAATCAGTTTCCTAGAACTTGGGCTGAAGTTGAAGGCTGTTGATGGCCCATAGTTCAGGAAAAGATAAGGTAGATTATTTCTGCAGACAAGCACCACCATCAAagacactgcagcagccacaggcagtGACCTTAAGGGAAATCAGTCATGTCTGCTACCAAATGCTACAGCTAGCTCATCTCTACAGCCCTGCTCAAGGTATACCAAAACTTGCATTTCTGTAATCCAGTTTATTATTCACATTTTCCCCTAAACTTGACAATTTTAAGACATTTGTTAAGTCATAGATGAGCtaagagaaaaaacagtctAGCTCCAGAGCCAACCAAGaggttaattttttaatttaacatgCAAATTTAGAAAAGCAATCTGCACTAGAATACaagtaataaatttaattactcTAACAAGTGTCACTTGGGCAAATTTTAacagaaatcagcaggaaaaaatacattggAAGTATTAAATTTCATACTTCAAGAAATAACAGGATCAAGTATCAAAGGACAGTTACAACACAAAATGTAcaagtgtttcattttaaaagtggATTCTTTGCACAAGGAAGGCCATTTTTTGCCCGTTTAATCCTTCTTTGTTCGTTTGGCTTTTGCAATGTTCTCCTGGcgtttctgtttcttcttttgctcTCGTTCCCGGGCCTCAATCATTTTTGCAAGCTTCCACGACAGCGCCGCACTAATTACAAACAGCGGCGTGAGAGCCAAGATCACAGTCGTGAGAAAGCCGTAGGGGTCCTTGGCAGCCCACTCCACGATGTACTCGGCCCAAGCCTTAATATCCAAcatctttcctgttttcctatTGGGAAAACCCTgtggaatattaaaaaaaaaaaaaaaaaaaaaaaaaaaaagaaggaaaatgacagAATGTGACTGCCTTAAGAGAAATGAAGCTAATAAGAACACGCAATCAGTTTCCTAGAACTTGGGCTGAAGTTGAAGGCTGTTGATGGCCCATAGTTCAGGAAAAGATAAGGTAGATTATTTCTGCAGACAAGCACCACCATCAAagacactgcagcagccacaggcagtGACCTTAAGGGAAATCAGTCATGTCTGCTACCAAATGCTACAGCTAGCTCATCTCTACAGCCCTGCTCAAGGTATACCAAAACTTGCATTTCTGTAATCCAGTTTATTATTCACATTTTCCCCTAAACTTGACAATTTTAAGACATTTGTTAAGTCATAGATGAGCtaagagaaaaaacagtctAGCTCCAGAGCCAACCAAGaggttaattttttaatttaacatgCAAATTTAGAAAAGCAATCTGCACTAGAATACaagtaataaatttaattactcTAACAAGTGTCACTTGGGCAAATTTTAacagaaatcagcaggaaaaaatacattggAAGTATTAAATTTCATACTTCAAGAAATAACAGGATCAAGTATCAAAGGACAGTTACAACACAAAATGTAcaagtgtttcattttaaaagtggATTCTTTGCACAAGGAAGGCCATTTTTTGCCCGTTTAATCCTTCTTTGTTCGTTTGGCTTTTGCAATGTTCTCCTGGcgtttctgtttcttcttttgctcTCGTTCCCGGGCCTCAATCATTTTTGCAAGCTTCCACGACAGCGCCGCACTAATTACAAACAGCGGCGTGAGAGCCAAGATCACAGTCGTGAGAAAGCCGTAGGGGTCCTTGGCAGCCCACTCCACGATGTACTCGGCCCAAGCCTTAATATCCAAcatctttcctgttttcctatTGGGAAAACCCTgtggaatattaaaaaaaaaaaaaaaaaagtactcagcaaaataaaagcacacatacacaagaacaaaacacaggaagttccaccttCACGTGGGAAAGAACAACTTCACATTGAGGGTGGCTGAGCACAGGCATAGACTGTCCAGGGAGGTCGTGGAGTTTCCCTCTAGAGGTATGCAAAGCTCACTTCGACAggttcctgtgtcacctgctccaggtgaccctgccttggcagtggggttggactggatgatccccagaggccccttccaaccctaacGATTCTGCGATACCAAGTACCATTTTAATACAGGTTGTCATTGTTCACCATCAAAGGGCAAGACCATTTTCGctagaaataaaagcagtgcaTAGTATGTGGAAGTGTAACACAAAGCATTGACCCTACGTTAAAGTTCAGTGCTTATAGAATAATTAGGCATTTAATCCAACTGAGCTGCAAAAGCTACCAAGAATATAttgctaaaaggaaaaagagtgCGGTCTGTGGTTCTCTGGAAGTGAAGGAAAGCCAGCCCGGTTGGGTTATCTCTCTGCAGGTTTCAGCACGGAGCCCCGGCAGTGCTTTGGGCGCTGAGCCGGGGCGGTCGGGCAGCCAGAGCCCCGCCGCGCTGCCGGCCCCGaacggcccggcccggcccggcccggcccggcccggccgcgggggggggggggggggggggggggggggggggggggggggggggggggggggggggggggggggggggggggggggggggggggggggggggggggggggggggggggggggggggggggggggggggggggggggggggggggggggggggggggggggggggggggggggggggggggggggggggggggggggggggggggggggggggggggggggggggggggggggggggggggggggggggggggggggggggggggggggggggggggggggggggggggggggggggggggggggggggggggggggggggggggggggggggggggggggggggggggggggggggggggggggggggggggggggggggggggggggggggggggggggggggggggggggggggggggggggggggggggggggggggggggggggggggggggggggggggggggggggggggggggggggggggggggggggggggggggggggggggggggggggggggggggggggggggggggggggggg
This genomic interval from Ficedula albicollis isolate OC2 chromosome Z, FicAlb1.5, whole genome shotgun sequence contains the following:
- the LOC101811809 gene encoding small integral membrane protein 15; protein product: MLDIKAWAEYIVEWAAKDPYGFLTTVILALTPLFVISAALSWKLAKMIEAREREQKKKQKRQENIAKAKRTKKD